One genomic window of Microbacterium testaceum StLB037 includes the following:
- the gcvP gene encoding aminomethyl-transferring glycine dehydrogenase: MTSVLPPRTETGAPVAFTDRHIGVDAAARARMLEVVGYDSVEALVETAVPASIHVQPRATSSIPPAATEAEALAELRELASTNRSARPLIGLGYYDTFTPSVIARNVLENPSWYTAYTPYQPEISQGRLEALINFQTMVTDLTGLATANASMLDESTAVVEGMLVARRASKAKTDLFLVDVDALPQTKALLHHRAAAVGIRIEETSFAGELPEAFGAFVQYPGATGRVWDFSAVADAVHAAGGLVVAAADLLALTLLRSPGALGADVAVGTTQRFGVPLGFGGPHAGYMAVRAGLERQLPGRLVGVSQDAVGAPAYRLSLQTREQHIRREKATSNICTAQVLLAVMAAMYAVYHGPDGLRAIATRVAQKADALASALRSYDLTLASDAFFDTVRVHVPGRAQDVVDRARERGYQLLWVDDATVGVSVDETTTDADLAAVLDAFGLASAELPEGEALRGVDDALHRDDEYLTHPVFHTHRSETAMMRYLKSLADRDYALDRGMIPLGSCTMKLNAATEMAAVSWPEFSRVHPFAPEADVHGYLEMIDQLERWLAEVTGYDAVSLQPNAGSQGELAGLLAIRGYHLANGDTDRTVCLIPSSAHGTNAASAILAGMRVVVVACDEAGNVDLGDLRAKIAQHAAELSALMITYPSTHGVYEHDVLEITQAVHDAGGQVYVDGANLNALLGFARFGDLGGDVSHLNLHKTFAIPHGGGGPGVGPVAAKAHLAPYLPSHPFSQRADHAGGTFDGGPVSAAPHGSAGILPISWAYVRMMGAEGLRQATAAAVLSANYIATRLREHYPVLYAGEGGLVAHECILDLRPLKEQTGVTVDDAAKRLIDYGFHAPTMSFPVAGTLMVEPTESEDLAELDRFVDAMIAIKQEALAVAAGEWPADDNPLVNAPHTAETVVVGEWEHPYSRETAVYPVRSLIRGKYWPPVRRIDQAYGDRNLVCSCPPPEAFA; this comes from the coding sequence ATGACCTCCGTCCTTCCCCCTCGCACCGAGACCGGCGCGCCGGTCGCGTTCACCGACCGTCACATCGGCGTCGACGCCGCAGCTCGAGCCCGCATGCTCGAGGTCGTCGGCTATGACAGCGTCGAGGCTCTCGTTGAGACCGCTGTCCCGGCATCCATCCATGTCCAGCCGCGCGCGACGAGCTCGATCCCGCCGGCCGCGACCGAGGCCGAGGCACTCGCCGAGCTGCGTGAACTCGCTTCCACCAACAGGTCGGCGCGCCCGTTGATCGGCCTCGGCTACTACGACACCTTCACCCCGTCGGTGATCGCGCGGAACGTCCTCGAGAACCCCTCGTGGTACACCGCCTACACGCCGTACCAGCCCGAGATCTCGCAGGGCCGGCTCGAGGCGCTCATCAACTTCCAGACGATGGTCACCGACCTGACCGGTCTCGCCACGGCGAACGCCTCGATGCTCGATGAGTCCACGGCCGTCGTCGAGGGCATGCTCGTGGCCCGTCGCGCGTCGAAGGCGAAGACCGACCTCTTCCTTGTCGACGTCGACGCGCTGCCCCAGACCAAGGCGCTACTGCATCACCGCGCCGCAGCCGTCGGCATCCGCATCGAGGAGACCTCGTTCGCGGGCGAGCTGCCCGAGGCGTTCGGCGCCTTCGTGCAGTACCCCGGCGCGACCGGTCGCGTGTGGGACTTCTCGGCCGTCGCCGATGCTGTGCATGCCGCGGGTGGCCTCGTCGTCGCCGCCGCCGATCTCCTCGCCCTCACCCTGCTGCGGTCCCCGGGCGCCCTCGGCGCCGACGTCGCGGTCGGCACGACCCAGCGCTTCGGCGTGCCCCTCGGCTTCGGCGGACCGCACGCCGGCTACATGGCCGTGCGCGCGGGCCTCGAGCGTCAGTTGCCGGGTCGCCTGGTCGGCGTGTCTCAGGATGCCGTCGGGGCCCCCGCCTACCGCCTGTCGCTGCAGACGCGTGAGCAGCACATCCGCCGCGAGAAGGCGACGTCGAACATCTGCACCGCCCAGGTGCTGCTGGCCGTGATGGCCGCGATGTACGCGGTCTACCACGGACCCGACGGGCTCCGCGCGATTGCGACGCGGGTGGCGCAGAAGGCCGATGCCCTGGCATCCGCTCTCCGCTCCTACGACCTGACCCTCGCCAGCGACGCGTTCTTCGACACCGTGCGCGTGCACGTGCCGGGGCGCGCGCAGGACGTCGTCGACCGCGCCCGTGAGCGCGGCTACCAGCTGCTGTGGGTCGACGACGCGACCGTGGGCGTCTCGGTGGATGAAACGACGACGGATGCCGATCTCGCGGCCGTGCTCGACGCCTTCGGCCTCGCTTCCGCGGAGCTGCCCGAGGGCGAGGCCCTGCGCGGCGTCGACGATGCGCTGCACCGCGACGACGAGTACCTGACCCACCCCGTGTTCCACACGCACCGCAGCGAGACCGCCATGATGCGGTACCTCAAGTCGCTCGCCGACCGCGACTATGCGCTCGACCGCGGCATGATCCCGCTCGGCTCGTGCACGATGAAGCTCAACGCGGCCACCGAGATGGCGGCGGTCTCGTGGCCCGAGTTCTCTCGCGTGCACCCGTTCGCCCCCGAGGCCGACGTGCACGGCTACCTCGAGATGATCGACCAGCTCGAGCGCTGGCTCGCCGAGGTCACCGGTTACGACGCGGTGTCGCTGCAGCCGAACGCCGGTTCGCAGGGCGAGCTCGCCGGGCTCCTTGCCATCCGCGGCTACCACCTCGCGAACGGCGACACCGATCGCACGGTGTGTCTCATCCCCTCGTCGGCGCACGGCACGAACGCCGCTTCGGCGATCCTCGCGGGCATGAGAGTCGTCGTCGTCGCGTGCGATGAGGCCGGCAACGTCGACCTCGGCGACCTGCGCGCGAAGATCGCGCAGCACGCCGCAGAACTGTCGGCCCTGATGATCACGTACCCCTCGACCCACGGGGTGTACGAGCACGACGTGCTCGAGATCACCCAGGCCGTTCACGACGCCGGCGGGCAGGTGTACGTCGACGGCGCCAACCTCAACGCCCTGCTGGGCTTCGCCCGCTTCGGCGATCTCGGCGGCGACGTGTCGCACCTCAACCTGCACAAGACGTTCGCGATTCCGCACGGCGGAGGCGGCCCGGGCGTGGGGCCGGTCGCGGCGAAGGCGCACCTCGCGCCGTACCTGCCGTCGCACCCGTTTTCGCAGCGCGCGGATCACGCGGGCGGCACGTTCGACGGGGGACCGGTCTCGGCTGCCCCGCACGGCTCCGCCGGCATCCTGCCCATCTCGTGGGCGTACGTGCGCATGATGGGCGCCGAGGGGCTCCGTCAGGCGACCGCCGCGGCGGTGCTCTCGGCCAATTACATCGCCACGCGCCTGCGCGAGCACTACCCGGTGCTCTACGCGGGGGAGGGCGGCCTCGTCGCGCACGAGTGCATCCTCGACCTGCGTCCGCTCAAGGAGCAGACGGGCGTGACGGTCGACGACGCGGCCAAGCGCCTCATCGACTACGGCTTCCACGCCCCGACGATGTCGTTCCCGGTCGCCGGCACCCTGATGGTCGAGCCGACCGAGAGCGAAGACCTCGCCGAGCTCGATCGATTCGTGGATGCCATGATCGCCATCAAGCAGGAGGCCCTCGCGGTCGCCGCAGGGGAGTGGCCCGCCGACGACAACCCGCTCGTCAATGCCCCGCACACCGCCGAGACGGTGGTCGTGGGGGAGTGGGAGCACCCGTACTCGCGGGAGACGGCCGTGTACCCCGTGCGTTCGCTCATCCGCGGGAAGTACTGGCCCCCGGTGCGCCGCATCGACCAGGCCTACGGCGACCGCAACCTCGTGTGCTCCTGCCCTCCGCCGGAGGCATTTGCCTGA
- a CDS encoding ABC transporter substrate-binding protein: MTTRPRALLRAAALLVVATIGLSACSAPEPAPEPEKPVRTSLTVGVVGSLTSFNAATAQGATPANRAVASLLDERLGSLDGELQVVPNNGMGRITRVEGDPLTVSYELFPDRTWSDGTPVSLDDLLFGWAVSSHFFDDATYDAQGQIVSGTRYFQTAVPADPNARTARPTLNRAKDTLTLVYDQPFADWNRQWMLDRPVHVVAAKAGVTVQQLMTAILSTAEGDPSAPATPNPVLAAAAAAWNTGFDAPAGGVPDAASAVAAGPWKVSEVTADALTIERRDDYQGAHYPGLTGLTVRFFADRASQLAAVAAGEVDVANVGDLDPTQLASLTDAGVQVTTGPTTQTLQLRFADGTPSDLRQAVTLSLDRDSLVKELMQKVRPDARPLQSFLSSPATGQLYNDLTSGNNAPGTSADPDAARSALEDRAAVLRVAYDATDDLSGAVFTRLVTMGAKAGIAVRAAAEGEQAEATLSWVGEDESLYRSSRDRLAEGVDGPDAQRAFRKLTNDTDPVDVLASAKEIDRSLFTAYAGVPLFERTGAVAVGKGVQGVAYTSEPDGIPPSFWTWSVTTP; encoded by the coding sequence TTGACCACACGTCCCCGGGCCCTGCTGCGAGCTGCGGCGCTGCTGGTCGTCGCGACGATCGGGCTGTCCGCCTGCTCCGCTCCGGAACCTGCCCCCGAGCCCGAGAAGCCCGTCCGCACCAGCCTCACCGTGGGCGTCGTCGGCTCCCTCACCAGCTTCAACGCGGCGACCGCGCAGGGGGCCACGCCCGCCAACCGGGCGGTGGCATCGCTCCTGGACGAGCGCCTCGGCTCGCTCGACGGAGAGCTCCAGGTCGTGCCCAACAACGGCATGGGCCGCATCACGCGCGTCGAAGGCGATCCCCTCACGGTCAGCTACGAGCTGTTCCCCGACCGCACCTGGTCAGACGGGACGCCGGTGAGCCTGGACGACCTGCTCTTCGGCTGGGCGGTGTCGTCGCATTTCTTCGACGATGCGACCTATGACGCGCAGGGGCAGATCGTCTCGGGCACGCGATACTTCCAGACCGCCGTGCCGGCCGATCCGAACGCTCGGACGGCGCGTCCGACCCTCAACCGCGCAAAAGACACGCTCACTCTCGTGTACGACCAGCCCTTCGCCGACTGGAACCGGCAGTGGATGCTCGACCGCCCCGTGCACGTCGTCGCCGCGAAGGCGGGCGTCACCGTGCAGCAGCTCATGACGGCCATCCTTTCCACGGCGGAAGGCGACCCCTCCGCCCCCGCCACCCCGAACCCCGTCCTGGCGGCCGCGGCCGCAGCCTGGAACACCGGTTTCGATGCGCCCGCCGGAGGAGTGCCCGACGCGGCGTCGGCCGTGGCGGCAGGTCCGTGGAAGGTCTCCGAGGTGACCGCGGATGCTCTGACCATCGAGCGACGCGACGACTACCAGGGTGCCCACTATCCCGGGCTCACCGGTCTCACCGTCCGGTTCTTCGCGGATCGCGCTTCGCAGCTCGCCGCGGTCGCGGCCGGCGAGGTCGACGTGGCGAACGTGGGCGACCTCGACCCCACCCAACTCGCGTCCCTGACCGATGCGGGGGTGCAGGTCACGACCGGGCCCACCACGCAGACGCTCCAGTTGCGCTTCGCGGATGGCACGCCGTCCGACCTCCGGCAGGCCGTGACCCTGTCGCTCGATCGCGACTCCCTCGTCAAGGAGCTCATGCAGAAGGTCCGCCCCGATGCGCGACCGTTGCAGTCCTTCCTCTCCTCCCCGGCCACGGGGCAGCTCTACAACGACCTCACGTCGGGGAACAACGCACCCGGAACCTCGGCGGATCCGGATGCCGCGCGCTCCGCGCTCGAGGATCGCGCCGCCGTCCTCCGCGTCGCCTACGACGCCACCGACGACCTGTCGGGCGCGGTGTTCACCCGACTGGTGACGATGGGAGCGAAGGCGGGCATCGCCGTTCGCGCCGCCGCGGAGGGGGAGCAGGCGGAAGCCACCCTGTCCTGGGTCGGCGAGGACGAGAGTCTCTACCGCTCCTCGCGTGACCGCCTGGCCGAGGGGGTGGACGGCCCCGACGCGCAGCGCGCGTTCCGCAAGCTCACGAACGACACCGACCCGGTCGACGTCCTGGCGAGCGCGAAAGAGATCGACCGCTCGCTGTTCACCGCCTACGCCGGTGTGCCGCTGTTCGAGCGCACGGGTGCCGTCGCCGTCGGCAAGGGCGTGCAGGGGGTCGCCTACACCTCCGAACCCGATGGCATCCCGCCGTCCTTCTGGACCTGGTCGGTCACCACTCCCTGA
- a CDS encoding ABC transporter permease, which yields MVGFILRRIAVSILVLLAASFIMYVLAANSGDPLQDLRDSSAANRDQLIAARVAALDLNVPVPLRYFLWLGGAAGCLVPFTGACNLGLTVSNAAVLDILPTAIGSTLQLVTASFVLAIVLGIVVGVVSALRQYSGFDFGITLLSFFLFSLPSFLVAVLLKEFMALGFNSFLESATSIPIWLIALLAVVTAVIWQAMIGGEVRRRVIVAAVAGLATVALLVYFNVTDWFRNPGLGPVGLLLLIAGIVVITTALIAGLQNRRALIVAALNGAIAYACYFALQGLFDISTFNTIIILGIFAVAVGLISGYVLGAPDRGMAARIGALVAFLSGALVVLDRYMQSWPQYVNNPRINGRPIATVGANTPGFTGDMWISGIDTFTHLLLPTVSLLLISFAGYTRYARAGMLEVMNQDYIRTARAKGLPERTVILRHGLRNMLIPIVTLIATDIGALLGGAVITERVFAISGMGALFVTSIQRVDVNPVMGYFLVIAITAIVFNFLADLAYATLDPRVRVVA from the coding sequence ATGGTCGGATTCATCCTCAGGCGCATCGCCGTCTCGATCCTGGTTCTGCTCGCAGCATCGTTCATCATGTACGTGCTGGCCGCCAACTCCGGCGACCCCCTGCAGGACCTGCGTGACAGCTCCGCCGCCAACCGTGACCAGCTCATCGCCGCCCGTGTCGCGGCGCTCGACCTGAACGTCCCGGTTCCTCTGCGTTACTTCCTCTGGCTCGGCGGTGCTGCCGGCTGCCTCGTGCCGTTCACCGGCGCGTGCAACCTCGGCCTCACCGTCTCGAACGCGGCCGTGCTCGACATCCTCCCCACCGCCATCGGGTCGACCCTGCAGCTCGTGACGGCGTCGTTCGTGCTGGCCATCGTCCTCGGCATCGTGGTCGGCGTCGTCTCGGCGCTGCGTCAGTACAGCGGATTCGACTTCGGAATCACGCTGCTCAGCTTCTTCCTCTTCTCCCTGCCGTCGTTCCTCGTCGCGGTGCTCCTCAAGGAGTTCATGGCGCTCGGCTTCAACAGCTTCCTGGAGTCGGCGACATCCATCCCGATCTGGCTGATCGCTCTGCTGGCCGTCGTCACCGCGGTTATCTGGCAGGCCATGATCGGCGGCGAGGTGCGTCGCCGTGTGATCGTCGCCGCGGTCGCCGGCCTGGCGACGGTCGCCCTGCTCGTGTACTTCAACGTCACGGACTGGTTCCGCAACCCGGGTCTCGGGCCCGTCGGACTCCTTCTGTTGATCGCCGGCATCGTGGTGATCACGACCGCCCTGATCGCGGGCCTGCAGAACCGCCGTGCGCTCATCGTCGCCGCCCTCAACGGGGCGATCGCGTACGCGTGCTACTTCGCGCTGCAGGGTCTCTTCGACATCTCGACCTTCAACACGATCATCATCCTCGGCATCTTCGCCGTCGCCGTCGGTTTGATCTCCGGCTACGTGCTGGGCGCGCCCGACCGTGGAATGGCCGCGCGCATCGGTGCGCTGGTGGCCTTCCTCTCCGGTGCCCTCGTCGTCCTCGACCGCTACATGCAGTCGTGGCCCCAGTACGTCAACAACCCCCGCATCAACGGTCGTCCGATTGCCACGGTCGGTGCCAACACCCCGGGGTTCACCGGCGACATGTGGATCAGCGGGATCGATACGTTCACGCACCTGCTGCTGCCGACGGTCTCGCTGCTGCTCATCTCGTTCGCCGGGTACACGCGCTACGCGCGCGCCGGCATGCTCGAGGTGATGAACCAGGATTACATCCGCACGGCGCGGGCCAAGGGTCTGCCCGAGCGCACGGTGATCCTGCGCCACGGACTGCGGAACATGCTGATCCCGATCGTGACCCTGATCGCCACCGACATCGGCGCACTCCTCGGTGGTGCCGTCATCACCGAGAGGGTCTTCGCGATCTCGGGCATGGGCGCGTTGTTCGTCACCTCCATCCAACGCGTCGACGTCAACCCCGTGATGGGCTACTTCCTCGTCATCGCGATCACCGCGATCGTCTTCAACTTCTTGGCTGATCTCGCCTACGCCACGCTCGACCCGCGCGTGCGAGTGGTCGCATGA
- a CDS encoding ABC transporter permease, which yields MTQMLPEPANVDAPPPVDERNTVGVSQGRLILRRFLSNKVAVVSGILFIFVAVFSVSAIGLGPIPGWWKYDYTSLNPQNDGGAPTLSLWPLSVGDHPFGQDRIGIDYFAMTMRGIQNSILVMIVISFVGTAVGTVIGALAGYYRGWVDSVLMRITDVFIVIPIIVIGAVVGRATGGLGVVPLAFFLAMISWTTIARLVRAEFLSLREREFVEAARVAGASDARIIFKHILPNAIGVVIVAATLLAASAILLETALSYLQLGVRPPDVSLGLIISDNQSAFQTRPWLFWWPAVFIVLLAVLVNFVGDGLRDAFDPRQKRFSLRRTKEQPASSTTAPASTQARVHPETPSS from the coding sequence ATGACCCAGATGCTTCCCGAGCCGGCCAACGTCGATGCTCCGCCGCCCGTCGACGAACGGAACACCGTCGGGGTGAGCCAGGGACGGCTCATCCTTCGGCGCTTCCTGTCGAACAAGGTCGCCGTCGTCTCCGGCATCCTGTTCATCTTCGTCGCCGTCTTCTCGGTCTCCGCGATCGGCCTCGGTCCGATCCCCGGGTGGTGGAAGTACGACTACACCTCGCTGAACCCGCAGAACGACGGGGGAGCGCCCACGCTCTCGCTGTGGCCGTTGTCGGTCGGTGACCACCCGTTCGGTCAGGACCGTATCGGCATCGACTACTTCGCCATGACCATGCGCGGCATCCAGAACTCGATCCTCGTCATGATCGTGATCAGCTTCGTGGGAACGGCCGTCGGCACCGTGATCGGCGCCCTCGCCGGGTACTACCGCGGCTGGGTGGACTCCGTCCTCATGCGCATCACCGACGTCTTCATCGTCATCCCGATCATCGTCATCGGTGCGGTCGTCGGCCGTGCGACCGGCGGTCTGGGTGTCGTGCCGCTCGCGTTCTTCCTCGCCATGATCTCGTGGACGACGATCGCGCGACTCGTGCGCGCCGAGTTCCTCTCCCTGCGCGAACGCGAGTTCGTCGAGGCCGCTCGTGTCGCGGGCGCCAGCGATGCACGCATCATCTTCAAGCACATCCTGCCGAACGCGATCGGCGTCGTCATCGTCGCGGCGACGCTGCTCGCGGCATCCGCGATCCTCCTCGAGACCGCGCTCAGCTACCTGCAGCTCGGTGTGCGCCCGCCCGACGTGTCGCTCGGTCTGATCATCTCCGACAACCAGTCGGCGTTCCAGACCCGGCCCTGGCTGTTCTGGTGGCCGGCCGTGTTCATCGTGCTGCTCGCGGTGCTCGTGAACTTCGTCGGCGACGGTCTGCGTGACGCTTTCGACCCGCGGCAGAAGCGGTTCTCGCTGCGGCGGACGAAGGAGCAGCCGGCGTCGTCGACGACGGCTCCCGCCAGCACGCAGGCGCGGGTGCACCCGGAGACGCCGTCGTCATGA
- a CDS encoding CPBP family intramembrane glutamic endopeptidase, whose product MIRDSAFHEPGIEQDAYRRRRLPWEIALVLLVTVGQSAIYSVVSFIRAATRAPISQQQTQLNPSRSAEPLWDAIYQFLDIFFSLALVALVVYLLWEPGLSALRRIGLDFRRFGGDIARGVLLVALIGVPGIGVYAAGRALGQSIAVIPAPLDSSWWVIALLILAALRAGLTEEVIFLGYLFDRLRRLGWSWTWVIVSTALLRGSYHLYQGWPSALGNVVMGLVFGWCYRRWGRVMPLVVAHTIIDIVAFVGYPLAAAWWPGIFTPTPAPTPTATP is encoded by the coding sequence ATGATCCGCGACTCGGCCTTTCACGAACCCGGGATCGAACAAGACGCCTACCGGCGCCGACGGCTGCCGTGGGAGATCGCGCTCGTCCTCCTCGTCACGGTCGGTCAGTCCGCGATCTACTCGGTCGTCTCGTTCATCCGCGCGGCCACACGTGCTCCGATCTCTCAGCAGCAGACGCAGCTGAACCCCTCGCGGAGCGCCGAACCGCTCTGGGACGCGATCTACCAGTTCCTCGACATCTTCTTCTCGCTCGCGCTGGTCGCCCTCGTGGTGTATCTGCTGTGGGAACCGGGGCTCAGCGCCCTGCGCCGCATCGGTCTCGATTTCCGGCGGTTCGGGGGCGACATCGCCCGCGGTGTCCTGCTCGTCGCGCTGATCGGCGTTCCCGGCATCGGGGTCTACGCCGCGGGCCGGGCGCTCGGACAGAGCATCGCGGTGATCCCGGCACCCTTGGACTCCTCGTGGTGGGTGATCGCGCTGCTGATCCTCGCGGCGCTGCGTGCGGGGCTGACCGAGGAAGTGATCTTCCTGGGCTACCTCTTCGACCGCCTGCGGCGTCTCGGCTGGTCGTGGACGTGGGTCATCGTCTCGACGGCACTCCTGCGCGGGAGCTACCACCTTTATCAGGGGTGGCCCTCGGCGCTGGGAAACGTGGTCATGGGCCTGGTCTTCGGGTGGTGCTACCGACGCTGGGGCCGGGTCATGCCGCTGGTCGTGGCGCACACGATCATCGACATCGTCGCGTTCGTCGGCTACCCGCTCGCCGCCGCGTGGTGGCCCGGCATCTTCACGCCGACACCGGCTCCCACCCCGACCGCCACGCCCTGA
- a CDS encoding PH domain-containing protein codes for MPRQTFRSTFTRFLCVIAWAIIAAVAIGLLVVPGASDAPALVIVGALGAAAAVTAVLWSPSISVDDEAVQVDNIALRYRVPWAALIHVDTRYALQLHTPGRRIGVTAAPAPGAAGSLRAMRAHRRSEGATAPNTRPGELPGTDSGNAAEMVRTRWHALRDAGRVEAGIAESVPVSVAPRVDNLLLLIAGVAGMVLAVALA; via the coding sequence ATGCCACGCCAGACGTTCCGTTCGACGTTCACCCGCTTCCTGTGCGTCATCGCGTGGGCGATCATCGCCGCGGTCGCGATCGGCCTTCTCGTGGTGCCCGGCGCTTCGGACGCACCCGCCCTCGTGATCGTCGGCGCCCTGGGTGCCGCTGCCGCTGTCACCGCGGTGCTCTGGTCTCCGTCGATCTCCGTCGACGATGAGGCTGTTCAGGTCGACAACATCGCCCTGCGATACCGCGTGCCGTGGGCGGCGCTCATCCACGTCGACACCCGCTACGCCCTGCAGCTGCACACTCCGGGTCGCCGGATCGGCGTGACGGCCGCACCCGCTCCCGGCGCCGCCGGATCGCTCCGCGCCATGCGCGCCCACCGGCGCAGCGAGGGCGCGACCGCGCCGAACACCCGTCCCGGCGAGCTTCCCGGAACCGACTCCGGCAACGCGGCGGAGATGGTCCGCACGCGCTGGCACGCTCTGCGCGATGCCGGCCGTGTCGAGGCCGGCATCGCCGAGTCGGTTCCCGTGTCCGTGGCCCCACGCGTCGACAACCTGCTGCTGCTGATCGCGGGTGTCGCCGGAATGGTGCTGGCCGTGGCGCTGGCCTGA
- a CDS encoding ABC transporter family substrate-binding protein codes for MSEKTRRTRALTAGAGVAVAALALAGCTTTAAPEGGSSASGGTITIATTNAFTSFNGDTPEANLDTNGMVGYLTGVSGGLGLGGFQRLDKDFSVLDNTDFGTYEKVSDDPLTVKYTINEGLTWSDGQPINADDMLVNWAINSGYYDDAKLDESGAVTNGGTQYFTLAGSTAGLDTTAFPEISDDNMSMTLTYSEPFVDWELVNPIGKPAHVLAEKAGVSEEDFVKLLKDTPKGNPDAPVAPNATLKAAADFWNKGYDVTAMPTDASLLVASGPFIVTDFTPEQSITLGKNPNYKGKMSPSYDQLIIRFIGDANAQVTALQNGEVQAIQPQPSADTLTALKNANSTVHSGSQLSYDHVDLSFGGVFADASVREAFLKTIPRQQILDSIIKPINPDAEVLNSQIFLPTDGDKYSTAVAASGYDKFTEPDIEGAKALLNGATPTVRILYNTNNPNRVDSFRAIQQSAQQAGFNIVDAGSPDWSKLLGSGSYDVSIFGWISPGAGNAALPQIFKTGGGGNYNNYSNATVDTLVDESQVTTDTTKLDDIKVKIDAETAKDYYGLPLFQLPGLFADNGTVQGIDYFGGQTGIVWNAQEWTLAG; via the coding sequence GTGTCTGAAAAGACTCGGCGCACACGCGCCCTGACGGCGGGAGCAGGTGTCGCCGTTGCGGCGCTCGCCCTCGCCGGCTGCACCACGACGGCAGCACCCGAAGGCGGCTCCTCCGCCTCCGGCGGCACCATCACCATCGCCACGACGAACGCGTTCACCTCGTTCAACGGCGACACCCCCGAGGCCAACCTCGACACCAACGGCATGGTGGGCTACCTCACCGGCGTCAGCGGCGGTCTGGGTCTCGGTGGCTTCCAGCGCCTCGACAAGGACTTCAGCGTCCTCGACAACACCGACTTCGGCACGTACGAGAAGGTGTCGGACGACCCGCTGACGGTGAAGTACACCATCAACGAAGGCCTGACCTGGTCGGACGGCCAGCCCATCAACGCCGATGACATGCTCGTCAACTGGGCCATCAACTCGGGTTACTACGACGACGCGAAGCTCGACGAGAGCGGCGCCGTCACCAACGGCGGAACGCAGTACTTCACCCTCGCCGGCAGCACCGCGGGCCTCGACACCACGGCGTTCCCCGAGATCAGCGACGACAACATGTCGATGACGCTGACCTACTCGGAGCCCTTCGTGGACTGGGAGCTCGTCAACCCGATCGGTAAGCCGGCTCACGTGCTCGCCGAGAAGGCCGGCGTCTCCGAGGAGGACTTCGTCAAGCTCCTGAAGGACACCCCCAAGGGCAACCCGGACGCGCCCGTCGCCCCCAACGCGACGCTGAAGGCCGCGGCCGATTTCTGGAACAAGGGCTACGACGTCACGGCCATGCCGACCGACGCGAGCCTCCTCGTGGCGAGCGGTCCGTTCATCGTGACCGACTTCACTCCCGAGCAGAGCATCACGCTGGGCAAGAACCCCAACTACAAGGGCAAGATGTCGCCCTCGTACGACCAGCTGATCATCCGCTTCATCGGTGACGCCAACGCGCAGGTCACGGCGCTTCAGAACGGTGAGGTCCAGGCCATTCAGCCGCAGCCCTCCGCCGACACGCTGACCGCGCTCAAGAACGCCAACTCGACGGTCCACTCCGGCAGCCAGCTGTCGTACGACCACGTCGACCTGAGCTTCGGGGGCGTGTTCGCCGACGCCAGCGTCCGCGAGGCGTTCCTCAAGACGATCCCGCGTCAGCAGATCCTCGACTCGATCATCAAGCCGATCAACCCGGATGCCGAGGTCCTGAACTCGCAGATCTTCCTGCCGACCGATGGTGACAAGTACAGCACCGCGGTCGCCGCGAGCGGATACGACAAGTTCACCGAGCCCGACATCGAGGGCGCCAAGGCGCTGCTGAACGGTGCGACCCCGACGGTCCGCATCCTCTACAACACCAACAACCCGAACCGTGTCGACAGCTTCCGCGCCATCCAGCAGTCGGCGCAGCAGGCCGGCTTCAACATCGTGGACGCCGGTTCGCCCGACTGGAGCAAGCTCCTCGGCAGCGGCAGCTACGACGTGTCGATCTTCGGTTGGATCTCGCCGGGTGCCGGTAACGCCGCTCTCCCGCAGATCTTCAAGACCGGCGGCGGCGGCAACTACAACAACTACAGCAACGCGACCGTCGACACCCTCGTCGACGAGAGCCAGGTGACGACCGACACCACCAAGCTCGATGACATCAAGGTGAAGATCGACGCTGAGACGGCCAAGGACTACTACGGTCTGCCGCTGTTCCAGCTCCCCGGCCTGTTCGCCGACAACGGTACCGTCCAGGGCATCGACTACTTCGGTGGCCAGACGGGCATCGTGTGGAACGCGCAGGAGTGGACGCTGGCGGGTTGA